The nucleotide window GGACTACCTGGCCTTCCTCTACGGGCCTCCACGCAGCCACTTCTTCTTCCCAGTGACTGCAGTGTACGCGCTGATTTTCGTCGCGGGAGTCGTCGGCAATTTCCTGGTGTGCCTGGTGATTCTTCGGCACCAGGCTATGAAGACGCCCACCAACTACTACCTGTTCAGCTTGGCCGTCTCCGACCTCCTGGTCCTGCTCCTTGGGATGCCCCTGGAAGTCTACGAGATGTGGCGCAACTACCCCTTCCTGTTTGGGCTGGTGGGCTGCTACTTCAAGACGGCCCTCTTTGAGACGGTGTGCTTTGCCTCCGTCCTCAGCGTCACCACGGTCAGCGTGGAACGCTACGTGGCCGTCCTCTACCCGTTCCGGGCCAAACTGAGGAGCACCCGGCGGCGGGCTCTCAGGATCCTTGGCCTCGTCTGGggcttctctgccctctcctctctgcccaacACCAGCGTTCACGGCATCAAGCTGCACTACTTCCCCAATGGGTCCTTGGTCCCGGGCTCCGCCACCTGTGCGGTCATCAAGCCCATATGGATCTACAATTTCGTCATCCAGGTTACCTCTTTCCTCTTCTACATCCTCCCCATGACTGTCATCAGTGTCCTCTACTACCTCATGGGGCTCAAAGTGAGTATCTGAGCTCGCTGGCTTAGGGTGGTATCTCTTCTTCTCTCATTGACTCAAAGTTCAGAGAAAAGAACTTAGACTTGGAGAAGTCCAGAattggaaggaagcagagaggaaaacagaatgagCTCAGAGGGCAAACAGAAGTTAAAGGACCGGCCCCAAATCAGGCAAATACTAACCACAACTATAAACCATTTCCTTCAACTCATCTACCATTATTCTTCCCTCTATGCCTGTGGCTTTCAAATCTAGGAGTTCCTAGAAATTTTACTATGGGTATCAAAGTGCAGGCCCTTCCCCCTGGGAAATCCTGATTCAGTAGGCCTGAGGGGGAGCCTCATTTTAAACAGCACAAAGTGGCTACCACAGGAGAAACTGCTCCACATCCTGTTGTCTCCTGTCCCCATCTACCACCTGCACTGAAATTTTCCTCTGTACCAATTTGGTCTGTGTATAACATAAACTATCTCTATCTTCTACTCCAGGACAGATATACAGTTTTAAAGTGAGACTGTTCCTTATGGTTGCTTTGACCCTTTGGTTGAAATATCAGGttaaaatgcaatatatatatatatatggcttgaGTGGGACCAACTTGGATTTCTCTTGATCAGATGGAAACTGAGGGACAAAGAAGTGAACAGAGCACATAAGATAGAGTAGAAGAAAGTGGGGATAAGTGATAGCCAGAATTAATAAAACACTATCACTTTGTTTCCAACATATCTTATAATTAGAGAAGGTTCCTTTCCTATACTCATGGTGATATGATAGTCATgagttgggtttgtttttttttctaatctaaatTAGCTGAGAGAAACTACTTTTGGTAAGGGTAGTAGGGAGTCTATATAATTCCTCTCCTGGTACATTCTGCATCCAAATTCATAGAGATGAAATCTAACTGTGACGGTTTTATGCCCATTTAAGGAGGCAGCTTGTGTTTTGTAAACAGTCTTAGGACTACTTAGATTCCCAGATCTGAAGCTcatataaaatatgcttttagCCAAGCCACACAACTCTCTCCTGGAGTTagttttcacatttataaaatgaaaaggtcaCATTAGATCATATCTAAGGCTCCCAATAGCTCTGGCAGTCTGtaataacctaaaaaaaaaaatgagaaagaaaaatccatgagCAGGAACAACGAGAATTAATaatgaagggaaaacaaagcaaacatcaCATTCACATCATAGATGGCTCCTCTATTCCCAGAGATACATGTCACCCCAGACTAGGTTTAGAATGTGTGTGTATCACTGGGGGAAAAGGATTTCTGTATCATTCCACATATCATGAGCCCTGTGAGAAATCTCTACCCCAAACTTATCAATACCATCTCATCCAACACCAATCATTTATCTTGGGTTAATTTGGGAGAAGTATTTAACTTTGAGTAGGAAACACATATCCCTCACCCCAACCAattactttgtgttttattttgttttgctgtaaTGAACTTAAGGCTACCTTGTATCAGGAGCTAAGTGACAGTTCAGATGACAGCTTAGAAACTATCTAGTTTGCTTTGTGTGTATAGTGAAACTTCGACCATTCCTATTCTCAGGAAGGATGAGCTGTTACCCAGAGGACACCAGAGAAAAACTCTCAACTTAGAATATCACTTCTAGAGGAATTAAAGATCTATAGACGGAGTTAGGAGAAATAGGCCCTAGACTATGGCGTtcggggcctttgcacaggctgtacCCTTTGCTGCATCATTGCCCAAAATGTTGCTACTGTTGACAATCACAATCCCTTTTGCTTTGCTAATTCTAACTCATATTTTAAATCCTACTTCACCCACACTTCCTCAGGAAAACTCTCCCTGACTCTAGCTGCACCTGGTCCCTGTGTACGTGGTCATGGTTCCTGGTGATTTCCCTTTGATGGAATCCCAGGAccaaggaagaaagaggggagcCATATGTGTGCTGCTGCATCATTCCAGGATACAAGTACCCACTGAGCTGCTCTCCAAGGCTCAAACCTGTTAGAGATGGAAAGTAGACAACCCCAAGGCAAGTTTCTTCCCATCTGGGAGGGAAGCTCTTTTGGGTCTCTCACCTGGTACTTATACTCCTGCGGGCAACATTAACACTTGAATTGAAGAGGATATATTATGAATTGTAGCAGAATCCAGCCATGCCAAACAGAgttgcactattttttttttttaataaacagatcTTGTTCAGATTGTggaaatatttacacaaaagCTAGGAGTATCTCTTGGTATTCTGGAGCTTAGTCTCCACAAACTATATAAACGTGgtggaatttatatatatatatatataattatatatattatatatatattattatatattatatattatatatttatatattatatatacatatatttatacatatatatattattatatatatatatatataaatgtggtGGATCAACCTGAATCCCCCACatgcccctccccttcaccttTTATCTCACACAGCCAAAGTGAGTGGAGAGGAAGGCCTCTGAACTTCCTGTAGAGTAACCACAATTTTTCACTCCTCTTTTTGTATCTTGACTTTTAgaagtgcaggggtggggagaa belongs to Acinonyx jubatus isolate Ajub_Pintada_27869175 chromosome A1, VMU_Ajub_asm_v1.0, whole genome shotgun sequence and includes:
- the NMUR2 gene encoding neuromedin-U receptor 2; protein product: MEKHKNVSWIHQQELADPSQKYLNSTEDYLAFLYGPPRSHFFFPVTAVYALIFVAGVVGNFLVCLVILRHQAMKTPTNYYLFSLAVSDLLVLLLGMPLEVYEMWRNYPFLFGLVGCYFKTALFETVCFASVLSVTTVSVERYVAVLYPFRAKLRSTRRRALRILGLVWGFSALSSLPNTSVHGIKLHYFPNGSLVPGSATCAVIKPIWIYNFVIQVTSFLFYILPMTVISVLYYLMGLKLKKDQLLGADEMTANIQRPARKSVTKMLFVLVLVFAVCWAPFHIDRLFFSFVEEWTESLAAVFNLIHVVSGVFFYLSSAVNPIIYNLLSRRFRAAFWNVISPCKQGHSQHHQQGPPAQRNIFLTECHLVELTEDAGPQFPCQLTVSSSHSPTAVCSGQAP